One genomic region from Neoarius graeffei isolate fNeoGra1 chromosome 4, fNeoGra1.pri, whole genome shotgun sequence encodes:
- the or90b2 gene encoding odorant receptor 137-3 produces MNNSMNGVSRQESFEEVFSKIFVSVLLGFIIICINGSFVFTFFKSSVFYNNPRYILYIHLVINDILMVGVSVALLVMVYTWRNVSISSCCVLVIIASATQKNTPLNLAAMAIERYIAICKPLHHSQICTVQRTFILIVFIWGVGLIPPLTDLVISTIFFPLFIFNTVTVCSSSFLYNTVYHDQRKQATQAVYTSFVWIVLVYTYCRVLIAARKMSSDKESSKKAKSTILLHGFQQLLCMLSFSTPVLDFVFVRIMPTQWRKISFYAYLITNIIPRLLSPLIYGIRDETFVKHLNKIFSCRIFFVKVESYNITTTK; encoded by the coding sequence ATGAACAACTCCATGAATGGAGTAAGTAGGCAGGAAAGCTTTGAAGAAGTTTTCAGCAAAATATTTGTAAGTGTTCTTCTTGGGTTCATCATTATTTGTATCAATGGATCATTTGTTTTCACCTTCTTCAAGAGCTCAGTTTTTTATAACAATCCAAGATACATTTTATACATTCATTTGGTTATCAATGACATACTTATGGTTGGTGTTTCTGTAGCCCTCCTTGTAATGGTATATACATGGAGGAATGTAAGCATTTCATCTTGTTGTGTATTAGTAATCATAGCTTCAGCTActcagaagaacacaccgctaaaCTTGGCAGCTATGGCAATAGAACGTTACATTGCCATCTGTAAACCTCTGCATCATTCTCAGATCTGTACAGTGCAAAGAACTTTCATTCTTATTGTTTTCATATGGGGAGTTGGACTTATTCCTCCACtgacagatttggttatttctacCATCTTTTTTCCTTTGTTCATTTTTAATACTGTTACTGTCTGCTCATCATCATTTCTGTACAATACTGTTTACCATGATCAGAGGAAGCAAGCTACACAAGCAGTTTACACATCCTTTGTGTGGATTGTTCTTGTCTACACTTATTGTAGGGTGCTGATTGCAGCCAGAAAGATGTCAAGTGACAAAGAATCTTCTAAAAAAGCCAAGAGCACAATCCTGTTGCATGGATTCCAGCAACTGCTCTGTATGTTGTCCTTTTCCACTCCTGTGCTAGACTTTGTTTTTGTTCGTATTATGCCTACTCAATGGAGGAAGATCAGTTTTTATGCTTACTTGATAACAAACATCATACCACGCCTGCTCAGTCCACTAATTTATGGTATTCGAGATGAGACTTTTGTCAAACACTTGAATAAAATTTTCTCATGCAGAATATTCTTTGTAAAAGTAGAATCATATAATATCACAACTACAAAATAA